The genomic stretch TGAAGAGCAGGCTAAAATTCATTTTAAGTGAAGAAGGAATTGAAATGACAGAAGAAGTCTTTCCTTTAATTCATGAAAATTCATCAGGCAGTATGAGAGATTCCATATCTATTTTAGAAAGACTTATAATAAGTACCAATGAAAAAAAAATAGATATGAAAATAGCTGAGGAAGCCTTAGGTATAACACCTAGTGAAAGAATAAAAAAATTTTTAGAGAAATTATTAGCTGCTAATGAATATGATATAATAAATGAGCTTGAAAATTTATCTACAGAATCTTTTGATTTGGAGTTATTTTTTAAAGATTTAGCAAAATATATAAAAAATTCCATGATAAAATCTGAAATAGATATAAGTTTAGGACTCAAAATAATATCTATAATTTATGATGTGATAGGGAAGTTTAAATTTGAAGATAATAAAAAATTAGTAGGTTATGTAATAGTTTCAGATATTTTATCAACTATGGAAAATAAAGCTAGATTTTCCAGTTCTGAAATAAAGTATGAGCCGGAAAGAAAATTAGAAAAAAAAGAAATAGAAAAAAATGAGATTAAAGAAAAAAAATCCGATAAAAAAATAAGCATAAGTATAAATGAAATAAAAAATTCCTGGACAAATTTAGTTAATGAAGCAAGTAAACTAAGGATTTCATATAAAGTATTTCTTATGTATGCAGAACCTAGCTCACTATCTGAAAATACTTTGACAGTTTTTTATGATGAGCAATATAAGTATGCTAAAGAACAGATGGAAAGCGGCGAATATGGGGAAGAATTTTTAAATATAGCTAAGGATTTTTTTAAAGAGGAAAACTTAGTAATAAAATATGAATTAACAGGTAAAAAATTAACTCAAAGAGAAGAAAATTCTGAATTTCATAAAAAAATAAAGGACTTTTTTGAGGGAAATATTAGCTGAGGGGGAGGCTAAATGACAATTTTAACACCAATAGCATCAATACTAACTATATTAGCATATTTTGCACTATCAGTTTTTATGCCAATTT from Fusobacterium russii ATCC 25533 encodes the following:
- the dnaX gene encoding DNA polymerase III subunit gamma/tau; its protein translation is MHITLYRKYRPSSFSEISGENEIVKSLKLSLKNNLISHAYLFSGPRGTGKTTTARLIAKGVNCLDLMENGEPCNKCKNCISINEGRFSDLIEIDAASNRSIDEIRALKEKINYQPVEGLKKVYIIDEAHMLTKEAFNALLKTLEEPPSHVIFILATTELEKILPTIVSRCQRYDFKSLDLEEMKSRLKFILSEEGIEMTEEVFPLIHENSSGSMRDSISILERLIISTNEKKIDMKIAEEALGITPSERIKKFLEKLLAANEYDIINELENLSTESFDLELFFKDLAKYIKNSMIKSEIDISLGLKIISIIYDVIGKFKFEDNKKLVGYVIVSDILSTMENKARFSSSEIKYEPERKLEKKEIEKNEIKEKKSDKKISISINEIKNSWTNLVNEASKLRISYKVFLMYAEPSSLSENTLTVFYDEQYKYAKEQMESGEYGEEFLNIAKDFFKEENLVIKYELTGKKLTQREENSEFHKKIKDFFEGNIS